One genomic window of Carassius auratus strain Wakin chromosome 14, ASM336829v1, whole genome shotgun sequence includes the following:
- the LOC113113698 gene encoding protein YIPF4 has product MQFSPTNGDFTFVSSTDAEELSGTIDAPDITLNIGPDSSRDTYATTFLRQRGYGWLLEVEEDDAEDTKPLLEELDIDLKDIYYKIRCVLMPMPSLGFNRQVVRDNPDFWGPLAVVLLFSMISIYGQFRVVSWIITIWIFGSLMIFLLARVLGGEVSYGQVLGVIGYSLLPLIVIAPLLLVIGGFDVVSTLVKLFGVFWAAYSAASLLVSDEFKTKKPLLIYPIFLLYIYFLSLYTGV; this is encoded by the exons ATGCAGTTCTCTCCCACCAACGGAGATTTTACCTTCGTCTCCTCGACGGACGCTGAAG AGCTCAGCGGCACCATCGATGCACCGGATATCACACTAAATATAGGCCCTGATTCCAGCAGGGACACTTATGCCACCACCTTCCTGAGGCAGAGAGGTTACGGATGGTTGCTGGAGGTGGAGGAAGATGATGCCGAGGACACTAAACCGCTCCT GGAGGAGTTGGACATTGACTTAAAGGACATCTACTACAAGATCAGGTGTGTGTTGATGCCCATGCCCTCGCTGGGTTTTAACAGACAGGTGGTGAGGGACAATCCTGATTTCTGGGGTCCGCTGGCTGTTGTCCTGCTCTTCTCCATGATCTCCATCTACGGACAGTTCAGA GTTGTTTCCTGGATTATTACGATCTGGATATTTGGATCACTGATGATTTTCCTTCTTGCAAGAGTGCTGGGTGGAGAG GTGTCTTATGGGCAAGTGCTTGGAGTTATTGGCTATTCTTTGCTCCCACTCATTGTAATAGCTCCACTTCTCCTGGTCATTGGGGGTTTTGACGTTGTCTCTACACTCGtaaag CTTTTTGGAGTATTCTGGGCTGCATACAGTGCTGCCTCTTTACTCGTTAGTGATGAATTCAAAACGAAGAAACCCCTTCTCATATATCCCATCTTCCTTTTGTACATCTACTTCCTGTCTCTGTATACTGGAGTCTGA